TCTAAATCTTCGCACATTTCTGCCGCAAAGACTtctccttccttttctttttcttgcatctGCATGACTCTCAGGGACAGAGTCATTATTTCTGCTGGGCTTACTACCTCAGTTCCGTAGACTAAAGAAAAAGGTGAGAAGCCTGTGGCTGACTTTGGTGAATTTCTATAAACCCAAAGAGCGTCTGGCAGGTGCGTCGCCTATCCTCCCGTATACTCTTGGCTCATCTTACTGATAATCTTTATGAgagttttgtttgttgtttctgcttgcccattcccttgagggTAATAAGGCGATGACCGGTGGTGCTTGACTTGGTAGAACTCTAGCATCTTCCTTACATCACTGTTGACAAATGGTGTGCCATTGTCACTGATGATCTTGtggggcaccccaaaccttacaattatattttctttgatgaaatTTGTCACTGCTCCTCCTGTGGTCTTACGGAGTGGTACTGCCTCTGCCCACTTAGTAAAATACTCTATAGCCACTAATATCCATATGTATCCACGTGATGGTGGGTTAACTAGTCCCACTAAATCTAGCCTCTAAGTGTGGAAGGGCCATGGGGTGACCATGCTATGTAAATTCTGTGGATGGGTGTGAATCAAGTTGGCTTGTACTTGACAACTGTGGCACGTTTTCACAAATTCTGCTGTATCTCTTTTCATGGTAGGCCAATAGTAGCCCATCTGCAGCAAGCATCTGTAGAGCTTTTTCTTCCCCTGGTGTTCCCTACATTCTCCTGAATGtacttcttttatcatttcttttgcttcttcagGGCCCAAACACCTCAAAGGGTCCCCATCGTACCCTTTTTTGAAAATGACCATATTATGCAAAAAGTAACGTGTTGCCAACCTCTTAAGCTTGTATCTTTCACTATGCTTTTGTGGCAGGATGCCTTCTGTTAGGTACTGTATGAAAGGGCTTCTCCAATCTTCGCTGATGAACACATCGAAACTTTCATCTCTATTTGCCGCAAGCTGGCAGGTCCCACACTGGGTTTGGACTTGATCTGCATATTTACCCATACTTAGCCAGTAGAAGCCTGTACTTTGAAGTCTACGGTAAAGGCTGACCTCCCCGCAAGATCCGCAAGTCTTGTCGTGtacttctttcaattttctctggGCCTCCTCCTGCCCCACGCATCTGAACAAGACCCCACCTGGCATCCTGCGGTACAACTCTTCTCTCACCAGGGCGTAgtcttttagtatttttaattctGCGGCATCTTCTCCCCTCATCAAGACTTCCCTTATGGGGATCCGCCAATCCCCTTTGCACTGTTCCTCTCGGAACCTTTCCTTCAACACCTCAATGATGAATTCTTCCCTTTTGCTGACTTCTATCCTAGTGCTATCCCCTTCGAAAATTATTTGTGACCCTAGTGCGGCTAATGCGTTCGCAAACCGGTTTTCATTCCTTAGAGCATGCTCTATTTcgaaagttgaaaatttttcttccatcCTCTGGGCCATTGCTCTGTATGGGGCTAGACTAGGCTCTTTTAAGGAGAAGCTTCCCTTGGTCTGGTAGACGACTAGGTTCGAATCTCCTAATACTCTCAAATGTTTGATTCTCATTTCGAGAGCCGTGGCTAGCCCAGTTAGGTAGGCTTCGTATTTTGTGGTATTGTTTGAACATGGGAATTCTAGTTTGAACGATAGCGCCACTGCCTTGTCTTCTTCATGGTACAAAACTACTCCCACCCCTCTAAACTGGGTAGTAGAAGACCCATCAAATTCCATTACCCATTGTTCTCTGACCTCTTCTGTCATGGCTACTTCCCCTAGAACTTCATCATCCAGCGGgaattcttcttctcctggaaacTGTGCTAATAGATCCTCTATAGCCTGGCTTTTCACCGCCCTAGGTGTCCCCATTCTCAAGTCGTACTGTGACAATTGCAACAACCACTGGGATATTCTGCCAGAGAGGATCTGTTGTTGTAACAAAGCTTTGATAGCATGGGACTTGGTCATCAACCATACTTCGTAGGCCAAGAAATAATGGCGCAACCTCTACGAAGCATATACAATGGCCAGGCATGCCCTCTCCGCCCTTGGATAACGAGTTTCTGCATCTTTTAAGGCACAACTGATGTAGTACACTGGCTGCTCAATGCCACCTCCATCCTCTTGGGCGATTAATGCACCAATGGCATATGAGTTGGTGGCTAAGTAAAGTAGCAATGGTTTTTTATGGATAGGGGCCTGCACCGTGGGGAGGTTTATCATTATCTACTGTAGCCTTTTGAAGGCCGTCTGCTATGCTTCCCCCCACTCAAAACTTTACCCCTTCTTGAGCAACTTGGTGAAAGCAGAAGTGATTGATGCCAACCCAGGGATGAATCTCCGGATATATGAGACTTTTCCTAAGAAACTCTTAAATTCTTTTACCGTGACCGGAGGTCTCATAGTTACTATAGTCGTGGCTTTGGCCAGGTCCACATCTATCCCCTTGTTGTGAACCAGGAAACCCAAGAATTTCCCAGAGGACACCCCAAATGCGCACTTGAGGGGGTTCATTCTTAACTTTAAGGCTCTGCATCTTTCGAATACCATTTTCAACACGTAGAAGTACTCTTCTCTCCTCTTTGATTTAACCAttatgtcatccacatagtccTCTAGTTCCTGGTGCATCATGTCGTGAAATATGACCGTCATTGCTCGTTGATAAGTTGCACTTGCATTTTTTAACCCGAAGGGCATCACAGTGTAGTAGAAATTGCCCATAAGTGTTCTGAAAGCAGTTTTCTCCGCATCCTTTGGTGCCATCCTGATCTGATTGTATCTACTGAACCCATCCATGAACGAAAACATGGCGCTTCCTGCCGTAGAATCTATTAGTAAATTCATGTTTAGCAATGGGAACTCGTCCTTTGGACAGGCTTTGTTGAGATTTCTGAAATTTACACAACATCTTATCTggccgttcttcttctttactggtACTATGTTGGATAGCTAGCGAGGATATTGAATAGGCTTGATGAATCCTGCAACTAGCAATTTCTGTACTTCTTTGACTGTCTGCCTTTCTATTTTTGTGTGAGATATCCTGGTAGGCTGGGCCACTGGCTTGGCCTCTGGGTTTACATTTAATGTATGCGCAACTAGCCCAGGGTCTAATCCTGGCATTTCACTGTAGTCCCACGGGAAAACGTCTTTGAACTCTTTCAACAGTAGTACCAGTTCTGACTTCTCCTTTTTTGTCAAACTTGCACTAATTGAGATAGGCCTTGGTTCTTGTGAACCAGACCCTAGGTCAACTTCTTTCAATTCTTCTTTTGCCACAACATGTGCATCTTTTTCTGCCACAACTTCCCTGtcattttcttcctcttttcctaAATTTTCTTGAGCGACACAACACGCTAAACTCCCGTGCTGCCATTCTTAGGTGGGGCCCGCTTGCATCTCATTCGTGGGCCCCACGTGCCTTCATAACTTATACACAGTCCTGCCATCAAGGCCTCGAACCCTGATGCATTGGGGTGTGTTATCTGATTCTACGGCAagtgcttcttttcttttcttctttcatgcCAGCAACTCTCTTAGATCAGGTTTTGGGTCACTTTGGACGTCTTCCCACTTAGGTACGAAGGTCCTTCATGGCTTTGAAACTGAGCTTTCCCCAAATGGAGCCCATTGGTCGTAAAACATAGTTTCCACTAGGTGAGCTTCTGCTTGCTCGAATGGCGAGGGGTTTGCAGCTATACGTATCATCTTGCCATTCAATCTCCCTTTCACACACTGGTGATAAGTGGACAGGACCAATCGGTGTTTGTGTAACCAGGGCCTTTCCAAAAGCACATGATAGGATATTTCCGTTCTGACCCCATGGAAATAAGCTAAAGAAGTTATAAGGCCTACTTTCAACCACAACTAGATGTGGCTTGCGGTGTACTCGCCCTTTCCGCCGAACCCTATTACTTCCATTGGGCATCCTTggatctttctttttgaaattcctGCCGCTTGCAAGGTGCTCAATGGAATGAGGTTTATGGAAGCACATGTATCTATCAAGGCCCTCTTGATGGGGATTCGGTTTATGGATGCTACCAAACAAAGAGGCCTCCTGTGATTTGGGTGTCCCACCTCCATATCCTCATTGCTAAAAGTGATCTCTGTCAATTCCTGTAAGAGGGCTCTGTCATCTGGGATTTCGGCTGATAAGCACTTTACTCCTACCCCAGAGGCGATACTCACCAAAGCCTCTGTGGCTatctttctttcctttgctGTGAGTCCCAATTGgtcaaacaaatttttgaatttgacaCTTTGCTGTAGAGTGGTAATCACTGCGGCAGGCAGGGCCAGGTTCTCCTCCTCGTCCTCCTCTGGGTTTGTGCATATTACCACTGTTGCTACACCCTTTCCCTTGTGATTCGGGAGTGGGTTTCTTTGGACCTCTTGCTGGGTTAACTCCAGTGTCCCTTCTTTAGTCCTACGGTGCACCAATCTGTGAGCGCCCAGCATTCTGCGGTGGGATGTTGTACATAGTTGTGCAGGCGGCAGAAGCGAGggtctcttctttcttcctccgtGGGTTCTTTGGAAACTTGGTTGGGTTTAAAGATTCCGTCTGCTATCCATTTTTCTAGCAGCACATCTAGTTCCTTAAGAGTACACGGTATGGGTGGGGGCGTATCATATTTCCTCCCTTCGGTTTTCCTTCTCCGCTCTTCGGTGGATACCGCCATAGCCTGCGGGGCGTTTCTTTTGTCTGAGCTTGGTTTTATGGACTGGGCCGTTTT
This genomic stretch from Quercus robur chromosome 4, dhQueRobu3.1, whole genome shotgun sequence harbors:
- the LOC126721527 gene encoding uncharacterized protein LOC126721527; this translates as MTKSHAIKALLQQQILSGRISQWLLQLSQYDLRMGTPRAVKSQAIEDLLAQFPGEEEFPLDDEVLGEVAMTEEVREQWVMEFDGSSTTQFRGVGVVLYHEEDKAVALSFKLEFPCSNNTTKYEAYLTGLATALEMRIKHLRVLGDSNLVVYQTKGSFSLKEPSLAPYRAMAQRMEEKFSTFEIEHALRNENRFANALAALGSQIIFEGDSTRIEVSKREEFIIEVLKERFREEQCKGDWRIPIREVLMRGEDAAELKILKDYALVREELYRRMPGGVLFRCVGQEEAQRKLKEVHDKTCGSCGEVSLYRRLQSTGFYWLSMGKYADQVQTQCGTCQLAANRDESFDVFISEDWRSPFIQYLTEGILPQKHSERYKLKRLATRYFLHNMVIFKKGYDGDPLRCLGPEEAKEMIKEVHSGECREHQGKKKLYRCLLQMGYYWPTMKRDTAEFVKTCHSCQVQANLIHTHPQNLHSMVTPWPFHT